CGCCTGGGTCTTCGTCGTGATAGGCCCGGTCACCAAAAGGCTCTATAATCACATGGTCGACCGCGGCCTATCCGAGATCGTAGCCATATACTTCAACCGTAAGATAATGCATATCCTGACCGGAGGCCTGATCGCGTTGCTCATCCCGGTGCTTTTCTCGACTCCCGTAATACCTATAGGGATGGCAGTCCTCCTAGCCGTAATACTCTATATTCCCCATAAAACCGGTAGGATCCTCTACTGGTTTCAGACGAACGATAACATGTTCGAGGTTCACTTCTGCGTAGCGTGGGGCTTAGCCATGCTGCTGGGGTGGCTTCTGACCGGGGGAGACCTACGTCTTGGAATAGTTCCCATACTTTACATGTCATTCGGAGACGCCGTGACGGGTATAGTCAGGAACATCCTCTTCGGAGAGAGGACCAAATCCTGGTGGGGGAACCTGGCGATGGCTGCTGTGTGCACGCCTATAGGCGCCTCGCTCGGGCCGTGGGGTCTTCTATCCGCGCTTGTGGCTTCCACGATCGAACACTTTGAGTTCGGCTTCATAGACGACAACATAACCGTCCCCTTATCCTCCTTCCTGATACTATACCTCTCCTACCCCAACTGGAGCTGGTGAATCTACTCGGCTATTCGATAGTAGCCTTCTAAATTCTTTAAAGACTCTAAGTATCGTCTGTATAGGCTATCATACAAAGTCCTCCGTCCTCCCGGTTCATAACGTTCGCTTATCTCCACGGAGGACAAGGCCTCCTCGAAGCTGGAGTAGACCCCTATGCTCTTGAAAGCCGTTAAGGCAGCTCCAAGCACGGTCGCCTCTCTGACGGCGTTGACCGAGACCGGTAGCCCTACCACGTCAGCTCTGATCCTGTTCCACAGTGGGTTTTTCGACCCTCCTCCCACGACCCGTATGCCTTTTACCTCAAAACCGGTAGACTTCGACAGGGCCTCGACCGCTAGCCTAAGCTGGTAGGATAAACCCTCCAACGCGGCTCTATAGACCTGTGCCCTACCGGTTCTGAGGTTCAGCCCGAGTATGGTGCCCCCGGTCTTAAACCTCCTGGTGGGTCCTGAGTCGCTTACGAAGCTCGGGATGAATAGAAGCCCTTCCGAGCCGGGTTCGACGTCTGAGGCTTCCCTTATCATGGTCTCATAGTCCCCGGGCTGTACGTCTGGGTAGAGCATGCGTCTAATCCATTCGAGGACCGCCGAGGCGATCATCAGAAGCTGAGGGTTCCAAAAGCCGGGCTGGACATCGGCCTCTGTTATGACGCCCCATTCGAACCCCTCCCTGCTGGGTTTGAAGCTTCGGCTTCTGACGGCTAGGATCTCCCAGGTTCCGCTTGAGAGTATGGCTTCATCGGGCTTGGCCCCGGCTCCGAGGATCGCGAACTGTGTGTCATGTCCCCCTACGACGACCGGTGTACCTTTCGCCAACCCGGTTTCTTCAGAAGCCTTATCCGTAACATAGCCTACCACCTCCCCAGGCTCGAACCAGTCTGGGAAGAAACCCGGCTCAAGCCCCGCAAGCTCGAGCATATCCGGAGACCACTCTCTCCTAGACAAGTCCATGGCCATGGTCGTCGAAGCGCTTGTAGGGTCTATGTGGAAGACTCCTGTAAGCCTATGGACTATGAGACCCGGCATCATAAGCCACGTATAGGCCTCTTCGAGGGCCTTAGGCTCGTTCTCCCTAAGCCACATAAGCCTCAGCAACGTGTTGAAGGAGATTATCTGATACCCCGTTATCCTGTAGATATCCCAGGGGTCCATTATACCCGGTAAACGCTTCGCGACCTCCACGGTCCGGGGACATTGCCAGCATATCGGCGGGTATGTAAGGATCCCATCCCTCCTGACCGGTGCGCCGTCTGCCCCCCAGGTCGTGACGACCACCGCTTCGACCCTTTCCACCTTGGAAAGAACCCCTCTCAGAACTCTACATACCCTGCTCCAAAGGTCTTCCATGTCCCATATGAGCCAGTTTTCAGTCCCAGGTTGAGGCGAGGGCTTATTCGCTATGGAGGATATGCTTCTGAAACGGCCTTGAGGGTCTACGGCCACGGCCCTTACGTTGGTCGAGCCGCAGTCTAAGACGACTACAAGACGTTCCTCGTTCACGTAAACTTATGAGTCTGGCTGAGGCTTTAAGCGTTAAACCCTCCCTGCGGTGCGTGGTAGGCTGAATATTACTTGGAAAAAATTTAATGATACTTTGAGGGAGATCCATGCGTCATACCCGGATAGAGGAGTACGGCCCAGCCCTCAGACGAGAGGCTGATCGAGAAGGGTGACCTCAGGGGTCTGCTCTACAAGACTGGTGAGCTGAGGAGCA
The Candidatus Bathyarchaeota archaeon DNA segment above includes these coding regions:
- a CDS encoding dolichol kinase — protein: MNTLYREALIASSLLAWVFVVIGPVTKRLYNHMVDRGLSEIVAIYFNRKIMHILTGGLIALLIPVLFSTPVIPIGMAVLLAVILYIPHKTGRILYWFQTNDNMFEVHFCVAWGLAMLLGWLLTGGDLRLGIVPILYMSFGDAVTGIVRNILFGERTKSWWGNLAMAAVCTPIGASLGPWGLLSALVASTIEHFEFGFIDDNITVPLSSFLILYLSYPNWSW
- a CDS encoding L-fuculokinase; the protein is MNEERLVVVLDCGSTNVRAVAVDPQGRFRSISSIANKPSPQPGTENWLIWDMEDLWSRVCRVLRGVLSKVERVEAVVVTTWGADGAPVRRDGILTYPPICWQCPRTVEVAKRLPGIMDPWDIYRITGYQIISFNTLLRLMWLRENEPKALEEAYTWLMMPGLIVHRLTGVFHIDPTSASTTMAMDLSRREWSPDMLELAGLEPGFFPDWFEPGEVVGYVTDKASEETGLAKGTPVVVGGHDTQFAILGAGAKPDEAILSSGTWEILAVRSRSFKPSREGFEWGVITEADVQPGFWNPQLLMIASAVLEWIRRMLYPDVQPGDYETMIREASDVEPGSEGLLFIPSFVSDSGPTRRFKTGGTILGLNLRTGRAQVYRAALEGLSYQLRLAVEALSKSTGFEVKGIRVVGGGSKNPLWNRIRADVVGLPVSVNAVREATVLGAALTAFKSIGVYSSFEEALSSVEISERYEPGGRRTLYDSLYRRYLESLKNLEGYYRIAE